A part of Desulfomicrobium baculatum DSM 4028 genomic DNA contains:
- the murC gene encoding UDP-N-acetylmuramate--L-alanine ligase, whose amino-acid sequence MKSKIKKIHMVGIGGAGMSGIAEVLLTLGYEVSGSDLVKGPVALRLETLGATVHAGHERKNVQGAQVVVRSTAVSEDNPELEEARAHGVPIIPRAEMLAELMRLKVGVAVAGTHGKTTTTSLLATIFMEAHLDPTVIIGGRLNAYGSNAMLGQGRYLIAEADESDGSFLCLLPRISIVTNVDADHLDYYKDLDEIRDSFVDFMNSVPFYGLNVVCGDDKGVQSILSRVRRPVMTYGFGEENDLRAEIISCEAGSRFNVYRQSEFWGEVTLTHPGRHNVLNALAAIGVAMEAGVPKKDIIHGLGAFAGVGRRFEHKGERNGVLVVDDYGHHPTEIAATLETARLCYPHKRLVVAFQPHRFTRTQALFGDFSKVFAGVDQLLLTEIYPASESPIPGVSGQSLAQAIRQVTSTPVRFFEDFGSMQAALGEILQEGDLFLTLGAGSIWTVGQGYLDEEVKNP is encoded by the coding sequence ATGAAGTCGAAGATCAAAAAAATACACATGGTCGGCATTGGCGGCGCAGGCATGAGCGGCATCGCCGAAGTGCTCTTGACCCTCGGCTATGAAGTGTCGGGTTCGGATCTGGTCAAGGGGCCGGTGGCGCTGCGCCTGGAAACTCTCGGAGCTACGGTCCATGCCGGACACGAGAGGAAAAACGTGCAGGGCGCGCAGGTCGTGGTCCGCTCGACGGCCGTGAGCGAGGACAACCCCGAGCTGGAGGAAGCCAGGGCCCACGGCGTGCCGATCATCCCGCGTGCGGAAATGCTGGCCGAGCTGATGCGCTTGAAAGTTGGCGTGGCCGTGGCCGGTACCCACGGAAAAACCACGACCACCTCGCTTTTGGCCACGATTTTCATGGAAGCCCATCTCGATCCCACCGTGATCATCGGGGGGCGTCTCAACGCCTACGGCTCCAACGCCATGCTCGGCCAGGGCCGCTATCTCATCGCCGAAGCCGACGAGTCGGACGGATCGTTTCTGTGCCTTTTGCCGAGAATATCCATCGTCACCAACGTCGATGCCGACCATCTCGATTATTACAAGGATCTGGACGAAATCCGGGACAGCTTTGTCGACTTCATGAACAGCGTGCCGTTTTACGGCCTGAACGTGGTCTGCGGCGATGACAAGGGCGTGCAATCGATCCTGTCCCGGGTCCGCCGCCCGGTCATGACTTACGGATTCGGGGAAGAAAACGACTTGCGTGCCGAGATCATCAGCTGCGAGGCGGGGTCGAGATTCAACGTCTATCGACAGAGCGAATTCTGGGGCGAGGTGACCCTGACCCATCCCGGCCGGCACAATGTCCTGAACGCGCTGGCCGCTATTGGCGTGGCCATGGAAGCCGGGGTACCCAAAAAGGACATCATCCACGGGCTGGGCGCGTTCGCCGGAGTGGGGCGCCGATTTGAGCACAAGGGCGAGCGGAACGGAGTTCTGGTCGTTGACGACTACGGCCATCATCCGACGGAAATCGCAGCCACCCTTGAAACCGCCAGGCTTTGTTATCCGCACAAGCGGCTGGTGGTGGCTTTTCAGCCGCACAGGTTCACCAGGACGCAGGCCCTGTTCGGTGATTTTTCCAAAGTGTTCGCAGGGGTCGATCAGCTGCTGCTGACCGAAATTTATCCGGCCAGCGAATCGCCCATCCCCGGAGTCAGCGGTCAGAGTCTGGCTCAGGCCATCAGGCAGGTCACGAGCACGCCGGTGCGATTTTTCGAGGATTTTGGTTCCATGCAGGCCGCTCTTGGCGAGATCCTGCAGGAAGGCGATTTGTTTTTGACGCTGGGCGCGGGCAGCATTTGGACTGTCGGCCAGGGTTATCTGGACGAAGAGGTGAAAAATCCGTGA
- a CDS encoding cell division protein FtsQ/DivIB, with amino-acid sequence MSTAVMGKKIRRNVARRKERKQPVNTGAVLGGLLLGLGRTVFLLTRWTLGIAAVVVVSFGILFAYRWVTTHEFFALANLQIEGSQRLGRDEIAEMGGVSTGSNVLSINIAEVQRRIAASEWVESVAVTRVLPDGLIIEVKEREPAFLTRRDEQLYYADVNGQTIAAVSVDKFISLPLLETEEGVQVGNGIRTLLDEVARNSLPFGMSQIAWLRQDSADQFSIFLEKPRVLVQLDGADLDSALKSLTKVWADLGRRGELDRTEFMFVMPGRAWIRLHADQTL; translated from the coding sequence GTGAGCACTGCGGTCATGGGCAAGAAGATTCGCCGGAACGTAGCCCGGCGCAAGGAGCGCAAGCAACCCGTGAACACGGGCGCGGTGCTTGGCGGACTTCTTCTTGGCCTGGGGCGCACGGTTTTCCTCCTGACGCGCTGGACGTTGGGCATTGCCGCGGTGGTCGTGGTCAGTTTCGGAATTCTTTTTGCCTACCGGTGGGTCACGACCCATGAGTTTTTCGCGCTCGCCAATCTGCAGATCGAAGGCTCCCAGCGGCTTGGCCGCGACGAGATTGCGGAAATGGGCGGGGTCAGCACGGGATCAAATGTCTTGAGCATCAACATCGCGGAGGTGCAGCGCCGCATCGCCGCCAGTGAATGGGTGGAAAGCGTGGCCGTGACCAGGGTTCTGCCCGACGGCCTGATCATCGAGGTGAAGGAGCGTGAACCGGCCTTTCTGACGCGCCGCGACGAACAACTCTACTACGCGGACGTGAACGGGCAAACCATCGCGGCCGTGAGCGTGGACAAGTTCATTTCGCTTCCGCTGCTGGAAACGGAAGAGGGCGTGCAGGTGGGAAACGGAATCAGGACCCTGCTGGATGAGGTTGCCCGGAACTCTCTGCCGTTCGGCATGAGCCAGATCGCCTGGCTGCGGCAGGACAGCGCGGATCAGTTCAGCATATTTCTGGAAAAGCCACGGGTGCTCGTGCAGTTGGATGGTGCGGATCTGGATTCCGCGCTGAAAAGCCTGACCAAGGTTTGGGCTGATTTGGGGCGCCGGGGCGAGCTGGATCGCACCGAATTCATGTTTGTCATGCCCGGGCGGGCATGGATCAGGCTACACGCCGATCAAACACTCTAG